The following proteins are co-located in the Macadamia integrifolia cultivar HAES 741 chromosome 3, SCU_Mint_v3, whole genome shotgun sequence genome:
- the LOC122074164 gene encoding UPF0496 protein At1g20180-like: MEFRMEKNESEQCLRGVKSILSLPISINYKETFIENDEPEKSEREKVETQNDEPGKSETARGEEELGRCGSSKEHVSNVHRKLNVNEEYKEAFRTKSYVEICGEVQDQMRRTSITEDETFSSPSPFPSYKQLFDQLLEPPQEVLTTMIESCSASHHLRCLLVDYFECSLEACKICGFLLQSIDQTRSHYCKIHRIINLSKGLVMNSISDYTDDPCELIFRELASFADLANPLSGSTPVQFNLIHKRYELVLYKLTRTHKKLERRAKLIRLCKKALGISLVITCTTLAVVTLILAAHSLVGIAASPALFTASLGLLKRGIKSTRMKLSPSALSRVGAQLDAAAKGIYILNKDFDTVSRLVIRLQDEVEHIKDIAKMCLRNQSKQLLTEVVKEFKTNESCFLEKVGELEEHLYLCFLTIKKARRLVLQEIMVHSQGNNGIPTRDQQQ, from the exons ATGGAGTTTAGAATGGAAAAGAATGAAAGCGAACAATGTCTGCGAGGAGTTAAATCCATTCTTTCTTTGCCCATTTCTATCAATTATAAGGAAACCTTCATAGAGAATGATGAGCCAGagaagagtgagagagaaaaggtagaaacacaaaatgatgaGCCTGGGAAGAGTGAGACAGCTCggggtgaagaggaattgg GTAGATGTGGATCATCTAAGGAACACGTTAGTAACGTGCACAGAAAGTTAAACGTAAATGAAGAATACAAGGAAGCCTTTAGAACAAAGTCTTACGTAGAAATATGTGGCGAAGTTCAAGACCAAATGAGAAGAACATCAATAACCGAAGATGAGACCTTCTCTTCACCATCTCCATTTCCTTCCTACAAACAACTTTTCGATCAACTGTTAGAACCACCACAAGAGGTTCTAACCACCATGATCGAAAGCTGCTCCGCCAGTCACCACCTCCGTTGCCTCCTCGTAGACTACTTTGAGTGCAGCTTAGAAGCATGCAAGATATGTGGATTCCTTCTCCAAAGTATAGATCAAACAAGATCACATTATTGCAAGATTCACAGAATCATTAATCTATCAAAGGGTTTAGTGATGAACAGCATCAGTGATTACACCGACGATCCATGTGAACTCATATTCCGTGAGCTAGCTTCGTTTGCCGACCTTGCCAATCCTCTGTCCGGCTCAACTCCTGTGCAATTCAATCTAATCCACAAAAg GTATGAACTGGTGCTCTACAAATTAACTCGAACACATAAAAAGCTTGAGAGGAGGGCGAAACTGATTCGGTTGTGCAAGAAGGCTTTAGGAATTAGCCTCGTTATAACTTGCACTACACTTGCGGTGGTGACACTGATCCTGGCGGCTCACAGCCTCGTCGGCATTGCAGCATCACCAGCTTTATTCACTGCTTCATTGGGGTTATTGAAACGGGGGATCAAGTCCACTCGAATGAAGCTCAGCCCGAGTGCGTTGTCTAGAGTAGGAGCACAGCTTGATGCAGCGGCGAAGGGGATTTATATACTGAACAAGGATTTCGATACAGTGAGTCGACTCGTGATAAGGTTGCAGGACGAGGTAGAGCATATAAAGGACATTGCCAAGATGTGTTTGAGGAACCAGAGTAAGCAGTTGTTGACGGAGGTGGTGAAGGAGTTTAAGACAAATGAGTCTTGTTTTCTGGAAAAGGTGGGGGAGTTGGAGGAGCATCTCTATTTGTGTTTTCTTACCATTAAGAAAGCTAGAAGGCTTGTTTTACAGGAAATAATGGTGCACTCACAAGGAAACAATGGCATTCCTACAAGGGACCAGCAACaataa